TATTATTTTCACTTTGATGGCCATTACAATATGATGATTGCTGCCGCCCTGAACCTTTACTTAGTAGATCTCGACACGGTTGAATGCAGTTACATCCCGTGGAGGCGGCAAACTATTGCATGTTGGGTTGCACTGATACTTGCAGTCAATCTCTTTCGCTCCTTGGCTCCTTCCAGAGTGCCAGTCTCCAACAGCTTCTGCAATGGTCTGCTCCAAAAAGATGGCGACCAAAATGTATCAATACAACAAGAATATGGTATACCAAAGATAACATGGGTATGCAATGTGATTTGGTAGTCATCTTTTTAACTTCATGCCTTATTTTCAAGCCTCGGGGAGGTTGGCGAATGCCAAGAGACGCCGGAGAGCGATTGGCAGTGCGTGAAGCATGAATCGATGAACATGCCCCAGTCCTCCTTGTCTTCGACGACCTTCAAGTCATTGACCATCTTATTCCTCAATCCTATCGATGGAGAAGAACAACAATTTAGTGTTTCATGAAACGAAAAACCATTTGTGCTGAAGGTGGGAGGAAAAAAAAGAAATGGATTAACAGGCTAGGCCAACCATCGAGGACTTCAACTTGTGTAGAATTGCAGTTTCGGATATTTTCCTTGCAACTCAACCACGACTTGTCAGGAGCAGATGAATCAGGTACAAGAACATTTCGTATCTGGCAAAGAATCATCGACAAGACGGTGAGAATTCTAACACAGGCATGTGGATATAAAAACAAGAAGTAAATATTGAAAATTACCTGCCATGAATCATAACTAGGGTTGAGAATAAACATGGGGGTGCGGATGCTCTTAATAAGCTCTGCCGGGAAGAAACACTAGGAGAAACATTATCTCAGCTAACGGACTTACTGACATAATTTGATGACAGGCCAATGTGTGGGAACGAAATCAAATTATACAATGGAAACTACCTCGGTTGGCTCCTTGTTGGCAAGGCAATCCTTGGGCAACACTTTTCTAACATTCTGAAATTAATTTAGCAAAAGATGAAGACGAAATGATCTCAATGGCATTTCGTACCAAATAACAGAGTTTTACGAAAGCTTGTTCTTGTAGAGAAGTACAACAAGAATTAGAAGATGACCAGAAGGCTTGAATATAAACAAGACATGTCTGGTAAAGTTTTAAGAATGTTCAGCAGCTAACCTGGAGGTGAATGACTCTGTCGTAGAGAGACCAAAGGGACCTTTTTCCGGATATATCCTTTCTGCCAGAAAAAAGTAGTACTTTAGTTCAGGTGCACCGCTAGTGGATTACTTTTTTTTTTGCAAGAGCCTTACTCATCAAGGAAAAACCCAGCATCCGCAAAGCATTTAACTGAAACCTCCTGCGGAAATCTTGCACGAAAATCATCGCAATGCAGCATCATGGATAGAGCACCAGCAGAACAGCCTGTAAAGAGGGCCTGAAATGTGTAGAAACATGAGggtttttttttttcatttccgcCGCTAAGCTTATATTAACCCAAGAAATTAAGTATGACCTGTGTAGCATTGGCGAGTCCTTTTTCCATGAGTTCGTCGATAACTGCTTCATAGATACGCAATCCTCTGAAGTATAGTGTGGTTCCATCCTACATAAGTACAAACAGAACATTACTTCGAGCAGCCAAAACAGCGACATACATCAGACAGAGGTTGAGAAAAAAATCACCTGTGCTTGAGCTTCAGCGTCACCAGAAAACGACGCCCCATCGCAGTACCGAACGTAGACTTTGTTCCAGTTATAGAAATCTATCAACACACCGACCAAAATTAGCGCAAGGACATGGGAAAAGATGGAACAAACAGGGAGGGGTCACTACCAAAGAGAAGCAACAGTGGTTACCAGGATTCTGTAGCTGATCGCCGCCGAGGATCCCATTACCCATGAACCGAATCGGTTTCATGAAGTTGGATGAACCTTTGGTGGACAGTCTGCTGTCCGAACATTCCTTGACTGTGCTGCACCAGCCTCCTCCCTTGAATGGTCGTTTTTAATTGGGAAAACATGCATGAATGTCAATTAATCAACTACTCCTATTTGCCATGCCTTGAGTCCACTTGCTAATTAAAGACCACCTTTTTTATAGAAAAGAAAAAGGTGACACAGGGAGGCATGTGCTTGATGGCGACAGAAGTTAGGAGCCGGGTCTCTCTCTATGTCAAAGCAGATTTTGATTATGAAATTTTGTTGCAATATATATTTTTGGTGGCGGCTAATTTGATTGCCTAACTCATGAAAAGGGAACAGAAAAACAGAGCAATGTTATGGCATAATTGATGGATGGTATGGTACATACCTCTAGATGGACGAGCCAACGGTcggcgccgtcgccggagccCCTCTGCAGGTGGTAACCGGGCGGTGTTCCGTCCACGCACACTGAAACAAACCAAATTAACTCAGATGAATGGCTGGAAGGAAGAAACCTAGATATAGTATAGTGCGAGGTACCTGCGCCCTTCTCCTTCGCGCCGGAGAGGAGGGTGAGCGCGACGCGCTCTGCTGGCGGCGGCGTGCGGAACAGCCTAGGACGGAgagggccggcggcggcgagcagcaGCACCAGCAGTAGGGCAGCGACGGCGAGCCCCCATaccggtcggcggcggcggggctgctCCTGGGGGAGGAGGAGCTGCTCGGTGGCGGCGGCCATGGCCGTGAGGGAGGGATCAATGCTCTGCTCTGGTggatttgagctttgttcctcctCTCATCGTGCACACCAGCCTTGCCACTTTAAGTAaccagctagctagctagctcaaCAGTCTGCCACTGATGACTGATGTGACCTGATACCAGCAGTGTCGAGCAGCTGATGCTGCTGCTCCTGCTGATCACTGACCAGTGAGCAATGGATGCCAAGATAAGATTAGCACAAGGACTCGGCATCTCCCTCAAAAGAGGATTCAATTATTTTCAGATCTCATCAGTCCGTGGCTACAAACGAAACAGCAGCACACAACGTGTAGCACACTACACTACTTACCAATAAAGGATGCCACAGCCAAAAGCTTATATAGAAAGggcatctcatctcatctcacACAGCCTGGATTTCTCTTATTTATGTACACCAACCGTATCTATCTACACCTCCTCCGGGGTCCGGGGTCCCGGGCCACCGTCGGCGCTCATGACGCCTCGGCGGCGGGGAAACACGTCCGCGCCGCGGCGATCTCGTGTGAGAAGCCGCCTCCGCACTTGGGCTCTTGACCGTCGAAGGCGCTGTAGTCCAGCACCTCAGCCTCCTTCACTTCGCCTAAGCCTAGTTCGTCGGGGGAAGATGGCCTGAGGAGAAAATGTCTGTCAGCGTACGATGATTTCACACGCAGGATTCCTGAAGCATGGAAGCAAAGGTGGTAATACGAAATGTTTGTGGTCTTACCCGGGCACGTCGAGAGCAGGCGGGTTGTGGGCGGCATCATGGAGGCCGCCGCTCTTCTTGCCGTTCCCGCACGACTTCCTCTTCTTCTGCTTCTGTTTCTGCTTGCCCTTGTCCTTCTTCCTGGACCTGGAGCGCTGTTGGTGGCCCTTCACCGTGTGGTCGACAGAGGTGACCGGGGGGTCGTATACATCTGGGGCCCACTTCACGCGGCAGGCTCCAGTTGGCGATGCTTCACCGCCGCTTCTCTCGCGGCCTCCTTTCATAGCAGAGACGAGAAGCCTTGACGTCGACTAGACAGAAAATAGGAAGAGAATGTGAGTCAGGGAACGATAAAACTGTATTATCAATCAGAAAAGCTACCACGATTACAGTACCAACTTATCGTGATGGCCCAGCTTAAATGTACCAATACCACTACAGCACCACCATAGCAGGTAGGAACAGAACTGAACTCCGCACAGTTTCATGATCAATCTAACATTACAAGTTTAAGCTTGCTTAGCTCTTTTAAATTAACACCACAGATTGATGAGCCTAGACAGCTCGACACAATAATTCGTTAGGCACAACAAATAGTATAATTGGCCTGGGAACTGAAAATTAAATGGCATGGTCTCATCAAACAAGTCAGTTAGAACTTCCGAATTCCCAGTGCGGACAGGTGAAACATGTTTCACAACATGAACACGGCTGAGAGGTTAGTAACACGCCACAACGTATTACCACTGCCTTCTGAATTTGCTAAAAACGTTTTTCACCAGCGAAAATCAATGCCAAGATATTACAGCAAGAACACCCATCTTACTGGTGTCCTTCCTACTTTCCCTTTAGCTAGTGGCTACACTAGATCTCAAGCACCCATTCCCTGTTCATAAAGATACCACACAGAGTATGCTAAAAGCATCGGCATAGCTGAAGCAAACACGGCATAATCTAACATGTTGAACTCACCGGAAAGGACGGCAAGCGCTCATAAGTTGAAGAGGCGTTTGGTTCACTGTGATCGGAGATTGCACGGGAGTTCCCATCACCTCCTTTGCCTCTCTTTATTCCTGAGCTGGGAGAACCTGAGATATCAACTTCATTGTCCAAAGAACCAGCATCCCTTGCTTGTTTATGAGTTCCCTCCTGGTTATGACGGAGTTCCACACAAGAACCTGGAGTCTGCCCTGCTGGAGGAAGTGCCTCCTCCAGCAGAACCATGTCATCCTTGCAGAGAGAAGAGGCACCGTGAGCCTCCATCAGCACTCTTTCAGAATCACAAGCCAAATCACCCATGGAGTCGCTTGTCACTGCAAGAAGGCAGTTAGATATTAGCGGAAGTGCATAGAAACTAGAGACCATCAATTCATAAAGTTATGGTCATCAGCAGATTGTGACGGTGGACAGGGATCTATTTGCATGTGTCTAAAATATAATCAAAGGGTCATAAGAAGCAACAGGAAGTGCCAATGGCCGGTCAAATTCCTGACCAACTTGTTGGTTGCCAAACAAGGCTAAATTCATAACCAAGCAAGTTTTGCATGCTGAATCTCATTCGTTGAACAAATTAAGTGCGCTACATCAAGGACAGACAGAATAGGTATTAGCAGCCATGCTCCACTGTCAGTCTCAAATGCAAAAAAACACAACACAAATTAAATAACAGCCATCATATCAGCGGATAACAAATCTGTGAAACTACATATCATCAATCGACAAAGTTTATGGTTATCACAAATGTGTGACTGTGGACGGAGATATATTTTTCTTGTGGTTAAAACATTTGAGGGCTCATAAGAAGCGATGAGAGGTGCCAGCGACAGGTCAGATTACCGGCCAACTTGTAGTTTGCCAAGCAAGGTTTACTTCATACTGAAACGAGTTTTGCATGATGAATCACATTAGTCGAACAGATCGAGTACATAGCAACCGCATCAGCGGATAAAATAAAATGCGTGAAAAATGCCTCTACTAATCCACTCCACTCTTGCTCTTGGGGGCCACTTGTTGCACTAACAGGAAGAGACCCCACACTAGCCCGAAAAATCAAATGCGTAAAATGCCGTGCAGAAGAGTGCTGTATATGCCACCCTTTCTACTTTGTGAACTCTCTACTTGGACTATCGTGGCCAGCTCACCGTATGTGGTGTGATCTTACTAGAAACAAACAGGGCAGGATCGCAGATGCTGTGAAGGCGCAGATCGGCAGGGCACGATCCCTGTCTGTTAATTACCTGAGGTGCTGAGCTGAGCTGGGTGGGGTCAGTCGCCGATCAACGGATGCGCAGATGGTGGTCGAGAAATGCCGCGGAAGGGGCGGCGAGGCAGGGGCGAGTGAGGGAGAGGGGGTTAGCTGGGTGAGGCGGCACGTAGAGGAGGGGAGACGAGGGGAGGGAGTTAGGAGAGGTGGGAGTGCCAAGGGCgggggggaggggaagggggcTTGAGCCGGGCGTCGccgaacgaggaggaggaggtgggtgCGGCGCCCGGCACCGGCTGCATCGtggccgagccggcgcgcggggctccgccgccgccggagggacggtgcgggggaggtggaggaggaggcggccggcgtcggcgtcggcgagATCTGGATAGACGGAAGGAAGGTTCTGTTGGCTTGTGTTTGGAGGATGGAATGGGAATGCGCACTGTGGGAGGAGGGGGGAGGACGACGACGACTGGACCGAGGCCGGAAATATCTGCTGCAATGGGCCTGGGCTGGGTTCCAAAAGGCCCAGCCAAGATTGAGCCCAGCTCACTTGCTTACCATTTTTGGGAGCGCCGCCTACGTGGCACAATCAAATCCTTAGTTAAGAATGAATTACCCCTCATCCTGTCACCTTGTCATGCTAAAAAACGCCACTAGACACCATCATTGTCAGCTCAAAACTTATTTACCATGCCATATGACCAAAATAGTAATAGACCCACATGTCAGCACTGCCTCTTTTCTCACTATGATAAGGTGTGGGTCTCACTCAATCCTCAAAATCGTTCTTATTGCCCTGTAAAATTATTCGGTTGCTTACTACTGACAAGTGGGggcacacttatcattgtgagatagAGAGTTGACATGTGGGTTTATAGGTATTTTGGTCATATAACATGGTTAACGAATTTGACCATACAGTAATGGTGTCTAATGACATTTTTAAACGAATATCTAAGGGAATGATGGCATTTTTTTGAAGTGTCTAATGCCATTTTGAGCCGGCCTCTCACGAAATGATGAATTTTTTTAGTAGTTATAATTTTTAATGGCAAAAGTGAGTAGTGGGACACAGCTAGCGAAAAAATGACAAAAACCCTTTTTTAATGTCTTGAACATATTATTTAAAACATCTGAGCATTCTTTTAAATGTCACATAATTTTTTTAATGGTACGAAAGATTTTAAAAAACTTAGATGAAcattttttacattgtataattttttttgaaaatgttGTAAATATTGTTTTCAAAACAAGTAAATATTTTTCAGacac
The Aegilops tauschii subsp. strangulata cultivar AL8/78 chromosome 3, Aet v6.0, whole genome shotgun sequence genome window above contains:
- the LOC109771261 gene encoding pectin acetylesterase 5, producing MAAATEQLLLPQEQPRRRRPVWGLAVAALLLVLLLAAAGPLRPRLFRTPPPAERVALTLLSGAKEKGAVCVDGTPPGYHLQRGSGDGADRWLVHLEGGGWCSTVKECSDSRLSTKGSSNFMKPIRFMGNGILGGDQLQNPDFYNWNKVYVRYCDGASFSGDAEAQAQDGTTLYFRGLRIYEAVIDELMEKGLANATQALFTGCSAGALSMMLHCDDFRARFPQEVSVKCFADAGFFLDEKDISGKRSLWSLYDRVIHLQNVRKVLPKDCLANKEPTECFFPAELIKSIRTPMFILNPSYDSWQIRNVLVPDSSAPDKSWLSCKENIRNCNSTQVEVLDGLRNKMVNDLKVVEDKEDWGMFIDSCFTHCQSLSGVSWHSPTSPRLENKTIAEAVGDWHSGRSQGAKEIDCKYQCNPTCNSLPPPRDVTAFNRVEIY
- the LOC109771262 gene encoding uncharacterized protein, with translation MGDLACDSERVLMEAHGASSLCKDDMVLLEEALPPAGQTPGSCVELRHNQEGTHKQARDAGSLDNEVDISGSPSSGIKRGKGGDGNSRAISDHSEPNASSTYERLPSFPSTSRLLVSAMKGGRERSGGEASPTGACRVKWAPDVYDPPVTSVDHTVKGHQQRSRSRKKDKGKQKQKQKKRKSCGNGKKSGGLHDAAHNPPALDVPGPSSPDELGLGEVKEAEVLDYSAFDGQEPKCGGGFSHEIAAARTCFPAAEAS